In one Solanum dulcamara chromosome 1, daSolDulc1.2, whole genome shotgun sequence genomic region, the following are encoded:
- the LOC129889739 gene encoding zinc finger BED domain-containing protein RICESLEEPER 1-like, which translates to MVTYMKSMFEEYVAKFSNASRRSFSLFDLSGQTSDLSISNNSTKSTKVRNRIQMKRNKQDGAGLGGKSELEKYLSEELEPNDDDDNFDILSWWKAHSPRYKILSEMARDVLAIPISSVASECAFSTGGRILDSFRSSLTPKLVQAVICLQDWHRNEPYPINVEEDFNDLMKLELAMDDIDLHCSS; encoded by the exons atggtGACTTACATGAAATCTATGTTTGAAGAGTATGTAGCGAAATTCTCTAATGCATCTCGACGCtcattttctctttttgattTATCGGGTCAGACATCGGATTTATCTATATCTAACAAtagcacaaaatcaacaaaagtgaGAAATAGGATCCAAATGAAGAGGAACAAACAAGATGGTGCAGGTTTGGGTGGTAAGTCGGAGTTGGAAAAGTATCTTAGTGAAGAACTAGAGCCGAATGATGATGACGacaattttgatatcttgtcGTGGTGGAAAGCTCATTCTCCTAGATATAAAATTCTTTCCGAGATGGCTCGTGATGTGTTGGCAATTCCAATTTCTAGTGTGGCATCGGAATGTGCCTTTAGCACCGGGGGCCgtattcttgattcatttaggagttctttgactccaaaattggtgcAAGCTGTTATTTGTCTTCAAGATTGGCATCGAAATGAGCCTTATCCCAtaaatgttgaagaagattttaatgatcttatgaaacttgaacttg ctaTGGATGATATTGACTTGCATTGTTCAAGCTGA
- the LOC129880373 gene encoding aspartyl protease AED3-like yields the protein MALSNIATYFFFIILLIISASALAFDDSCDSNSKGENSDLSIIHIYGKCSPLNTPKPSSSWINTVINMASKDPQRLSYLSSLVVSKKPTIVPIAPGQQLFNIGNYVVRVKMGTPGQQMYMVLDTSNDAAFVPCSGCVGCSSNTSFAPTTSSTYGSVDCSVPECTRIRGSLSCPTTGSVTGSSACFFNQSYGGDSSFYATLSRDSLGLANDVVPNYAFGCINSVSGNSIPPQGLLGLGRGSMSLISQSGSLYSGIFSYCLPSFKSYYFSGSLKLGPVGQPKNIKTTPLLKNPRRPSLYYVNLTSVSVGRVLVPIAPEHLAFDPNNGGGTVIDSGTVITRFVQPAYEAIRDEFRKQVNGTFSSLGAFDTCFASPNEAGAAPTITLHFEGMDLKLPMENTLIHSSATPLACLAIAAAPNNVNSVLNVIANLQQQNLRILFDTANSRVGIARELCN from the exons atGGCCTTATCCAATATAGCTacttatttcttcttcattattCTTCTAATTATTTCTGCAAGTGCTTTAGCTTTTGATGATTCTTGTGATTCTAATTCCAAAGGAGAAAATTCAGACCTTTCAATCATTCACATTTATGGAAAATGTTCACCTCTTAACACACCAAAGCCTTCTTCTTCATGGATCAATACTGTTATCAACATGGCCTCTAAAGATCCACAAAGGCTATCTTATTTATCTAGCTTAGTTGTGTCCAAAAAGCCCACTATTGTCCCCATTGCTCCAGGCCAACAACTCTTCaatatag GTAACTATGTGGTTCGGGTCAAGATGGGTACTCCGGGTCAGCAAATGTACATGGTCTTGGATACAAGTAATGATGCTGCATTTGTACCATGTAGTGGTTGTGTTGGTTGCTCATCTAATACTTCGTTTGCCCCAACTACTTCCTCTACTTACGGGTCGGTAGACTGCTCCGTACCCGAATGTACTCGAATCCGTGGAAGTCTCTCTTGCCCGACTACCGGGTCAGTTACCGGGTCAAGTGCTTGCTTTTTTAACCAATCATACGGTGGAGATTCGTCCTTCTATGCCACGTTGTCACGTGACTCCCTTGGACTAGCCAATGACGTTGTCCCCAATTATGCTTTCGGATGCATAAATTCCGTGTCCGGGAACTCAATTCCGCCCCAAGGGTTGTTGGGCTTGGGCCGTGGCTCCATGTCGTTAATATCGCAGTCCGGATCTCTTTATTCTGGCATATTCTCATATTGTTTGCCTAGTTTTAAATCTTATTATTTCTCCGGATCACTCAAGCTCGGACCCGTGGGCCAACCCAAGAACATTAAAACCACCCCATTACTCAAGAACCCGCGTCGACCATCTCTGTACTACGTGAACTTGACAAGTGTAAGCGTGGGACGAGTTCTCGTTCCCATTGCACCCGAACACCTTGCTTTTGACCCGAACAACGGTGGGGGCACAGTAATCGACTCGGGTACGGTCATAACCCGATTCGTCCAACCGGCTTACGAGGCAATTAGGGATGAATTTAGGAAACAAGTGAATGGGACATTCAGCTCATTAGGTGCATTTGATACATGTTTTGCATCACCAAATGAGGCAGGGGCAGCACCAACCATCACATTGCACTTTGAGGGAATGGATTTGAAATTGCCAATGGAGAACACATTAATACATAGTAGTGCCACTCCCTTGGCATGTTTGGCAATTGCAGCAGCACCAAATAATGTGAATTCAGTATTAAATGTGATAGCCAATTTGCAGCAACAAAATCTCAGGATTTTGTTTGACACGGCTAATTCTCGCGTGGGAATTGCTCGCGAACTTTGCAATTAA
- the LOC129889734 gene encoding uncharacterized protein LOC129889734 gives MINNMLQGFYNKQHSKMRGLYIDGLMDYHWDTKLVIIRIDHSWVLKFMARATILALVIVSLPWINMIIGHLSSRYESNFALKVDHHEMAYYNPINLEFLPIIFQDLANERLIRMGDRSLLVSNGNEEEIYNSQVVKDYNPDLISFSDSTQQKLVPNETFDFVFAYDYPQSSNFIERALKVGGILIVPLSDNPLIDEFPHPSNYKIVYVRKFDSTIVAMKKIKNASINSSTSQTARESELVRSADFTNAKKAALKKLEDVLLEPPRAASGKSSRYLKKTHFLPDLMGVSLESYPRRVFIDVGLQEKNEKSSDNYHSTWFSKHYPTRNTKFEMFKIETVTEESTGKEIPLSTINMSDWLQKNVKENEYVVMKAEADVVEEMVKNKSVRLIDELFMECKHQGIKKSDKKNRRAYWECLSLYGLLRDEGIAVHQWWG, from the exons ATGATTAATAATATGTTGCAAGGTTTTTACAACAAGCAACATAGCAAAATGAGAGGTTTATACATAGATGGATTAATGGATTATCATTGGGATACAAAGTTGGTGATTATAAGAATAGACCATTCTTGGGTTTTGAAGTTTATGGCTCGTGCAACAATTTTGGCATTGGTAATTGTTTCTTTACCTTGGATTAATATGATTATCGGGCACTTATCGTCGCGATACGAATCTAATTTTGCTTTGAAAGTTGATCATCATGAGATGGCTTATTATAACCCAATTAATTTGGAGTTTTTGCCTATTATTTTTCAAGATTTGGCCAATGAAAGACTTATAAGAATGGGTGATAGGTCCCTTCTTGTTAGCAATGGCAatgaggaagaaatttacaatTCTCAAGTTGTTAAAGATTATAATCCAGATTTGATTTCTTTTTCAGATTCTACACAACAAAAGCTTGTCCCTAATGAGACTTTTGATTTTGTATTTGCCTATGATTACCCTCAATcatcaaattttattgaaaGGGCTTTGAAGGTTGGTGGTATTCTAATTGTACCACTAAGTGACAATCCATTGATTGATGAATTTCCACATCCATCAAATTACAAGATTGTCTATGTTAGAAAATTTGATTCAACTATTGTAGCcatgaagaaaataaagaatgcCTCTATCAACTCTTCTACGAG TCAGACTGCTCGCGAATCTGAATTAGTCAGGTCAGCTGATTTCACAAATGCAAAAAAGGCAGCACTAAAGAAATTAGAAGATGTACTACTTGAACCACCTAGAGCAGCATCAGGAAAATCGAGTAGATATTTAAAAAAGACACATTTTTTACCTGATTTAATGGGAGTTTCCCTTGAGAGTTACCCAAGAAGGGTCTTCATTGATGTTGGTTTACaagaaaagaatgaaaaatCAAGTGATAATTATCATTCTACTTGGTTTTCAAAGCATTATCCTACAAGAAACACAAAATTTGAGATGTTCAAGATTGAGACGGTGACTGAAGAATCAACTGGAAAAGAGATACCATTGAGTACTATTAACATGTCTGATTGGTTacaaaaaaatgtaaaagaaaaTGAGTATGTGGTAATGAAGGCAGAGGCTGATGTGGTTGAAGAAATggtgaaaaataaaagtgtTAGGTTAATTGATGAACTTTTCATGGAATGTAAACATCAAGGAATTAAAAAAAGTGATAAGAAAAATAGGAGGGCATATTGGGAATGTTTATCATTGTATGGATTGTTGAGAGATGAAGGTATTGCTGTGCATCAATGGTGGGGTTGA